A genomic window from Tautonia rosea includes:
- a CDS encoding EpsI family protein, with amino-acid sequence MTTTRRAVLGLLILSLGLVAEAAVERATRTERPPLKQSLQTIPMTLGNWVGKDEPVDEKIAVESQATEYLNRVYTLKGRPGVQVWLWMNYSDRGLNLRHSPEVCLPSGGWEKVEALTKVVEIERSGGPPQMVSLLGYGKSELVQKIGFWYYIFGEGRVERFVRGLPISSRSSHGRTTRGSGLTVEVFYPSETGLGDAELRDFIAELLDVIDPVLPEDRASYHIP; translated from the coding sequence ATGACCACGACCCGACGCGCGGTGCTGGGCCTCTTGATCCTGAGCCTCGGCCTGGTCGCCGAAGCGGCTGTCGAGCGAGCGACCCGGACGGAACGGCCGCCGTTGAAGCAATCGTTGCAAACGATTCCGATGACCCTGGGAAACTGGGTGGGCAAGGATGAGCCGGTTGACGAGAAAATTGCCGTCGAGTCGCAGGCGACGGAGTACCTGAACCGGGTCTACACGTTGAAGGGGCGGCCGGGAGTGCAGGTCTGGCTCTGGATGAATTACTCGGATCGCGGCCTGAATCTGCGGCACTCGCCAGAAGTTTGCCTGCCGTCCGGCGGCTGGGAGAAGGTCGAGGCGTTGACGAAGGTGGTCGAGATCGAGCGGTCCGGTGGGCCGCCGCAGATGGTCTCGCTGCTCGGGTACGGCAAGAGTGAACTGGTTCAAAAGATCGGATTCTGGTACTACATTTTCGGAGAAGGTCGCGTCGAGCGGTTCGTGCGGGGCCTGCCGATCTCCAGCCGAAGCAGCCACGGCCGCACCACGAGGGGTTCGGGGCTGACGGTGGAGGTTTTCTACCCCAGCGAAACCGGGCTCGGCGATGCCGAGCTGCGCGACTTCATTGCGGAATTGCTCGACGTGATTGATCCGGTCCTGCCGGAGGATCGGGCCTCGTATCACATCCCCTGA
- a CDS encoding exosortase/archaeosortase family protein has product MATSTISARDDASAPAPRELPPLLAQIRDGWRESDGRTALLGAAACLALLALLFRSTLVHFVQVWSTDQNYSHGFLVPFISLYFANMAAQYGPIRQVPAVGLGVVLLMMALLGRLATIVVPVGIASDLSFIAGLAGIVALFAGRDALSRYGFALAFLVFMVPLPIHLYTTIANPLQLMVSKAASVILNGTGLPVLCEGNHLTLPGGVRMFVAEACSGMRQLTGFLALTTAVAFLTPRPRWYRLVLIGSAIPVALTANVARVVLTGWIMAYDPKLAMGTFHTIEGLLLMGFGLALLRIECAILNMIVEEDRPTSTSPNPAPAAG; this is encoded by the coding sequence TTGGCGACTTCCACCATCTCGGCCCGAGACGACGCTTCCGCGCCGGCTCCTCGTGAACTGCCCCCGTTGCTGGCCCAGATCCGGGACGGGTGGAGGGAAAGCGATGGCCGAACGGCCCTGCTCGGGGCCGCGGCCTGCCTGGCCTTGCTGGCGCTGCTGTTCCGCTCGACTCTGGTGCACTTCGTGCAGGTCTGGTCGACGGATCAGAACTACAGTCATGGATTTCTTGTTCCATTCATCAGCCTCTACTTCGCCAACATGGCCGCCCAGTACGGGCCGATCCGGCAGGTGCCGGCGGTGGGGCTGGGGGTGGTCTTGCTGATGATGGCCCTGCTGGGACGCCTGGCGACGATTGTGGTGCCGGTCGGGATTGCCAGCGACCTGTCGTTCATCGCGGGGCTGGCGGGAATCGTGGCGTTGTTCGCGGGTCGGGATGCCCTGTCTCGGTATGGGTTCGCGTTGGCGTTTCTGGTGTTCATGGTCCCCTTACCGATCCACCTGTACACGACGATCGCCAACCCGTTGCAACTGATGGTCAGCAAGGCGGCCTCGGTGATTCTCAACGGCACGGGATTGCCGGTGCTCTGCGAGGGGAACCACCTGACCTTGCCGGGCGGGGTCCGGATGTTCGTGGCCGAGGCGTGCAGCGGTATGAGGCAGCTGACCGGGTTTCTTGCCTTGACGACTGCCGTGGCATTCCTGACGCCAAGGCCACGGTGGTATCGATTGGTCCTGATCGGTTCGGCCATCCCGGTCGCCCTGACGGCGAACGTCGCGCGGGTGGTGCTGACCGGCTGGATCATGGCATACGATCCGAAGCTGGCGATGGGGACCTTCCACACGATCGAGGGGCTCTTGCTCATGGGATTCGGGCTGGCCTTGCTGCGGATCGAGTGCGCGATTCTGAACATGATTGTCGAGGAGGACCGGCCGACCTCGACCTCTCCGAACCCGGCCCCGGCGGCAGGCTGA
- the gmd gene encoding GDP-mannose 4,6-dehydratase has protein sequence MKHALITGITGQDGSYLADFLLEKPDYVVHGLVRRTSTLNRSRIDHIVRNPAYADRFHLHYADLGDASSLSMLMETIRPDEVYNLGAQSHVRVSFDQPIYTADVVGVGTLRLLEAVRQLARSQPVKFYQASSSEMFGSAPPPQTMETPFHPRSPYACAKLYAHWQTINYREAYGLFACSGILFNHESPRRGESFVTRKITVGATRIKEGLQKKLVMGNLDAKRDWGFAGDYVKAMWLMLQQEEPDDYIVAMGVTHSVREFLEKTFSKLDLDYNDFVEFDEKYMRPSEVDVLLGDPSKAKQKLGWEPEVDLDGLVSMMVEHDLELARREKYALGYKSTGINAPHLSV, from the coding sequence ATGAAGCATGCGTTGATCACCGGGATCACCGGTCAGGACGGATCGTACCTGGCCGACTTCCTGCTGGAGAAGCCGGATTACGTGGTGCATGGCCTGGTCCGGCGGACCAGTACGTTGAACCGATCGCGGATCGACCACATTGTCCGCAACCCCGCCTATGCCGATCGGTTCCACCTGCACTACGCCGACCTGGGAGACGCCTCCAGCCTGTCGATGCTGATGGAGACGATTCGGCCGGATGAGGTGTACAACCTGGGGGCGCAGAGCCACGTCCGCGTGTCGTTCGACCAGCCGATCTACACGGCCGATGTGGTGGGGGTAGGAACGCTCCGTCTGCTCGAAGCCGTTCGCCAGCTCGCCCGCAGCCAGCCGGTGAAGTTCTACCAGGCGTCCAGCTCGGAGATGTTCGGCTCGGCCCCGCCCCCTCAGACGATGGAAACGCCGTTCCATCCCCGAAGCCCGTATGCCTGTGCGAAGCTGTACGCCCACTGGCAGACAATCAACTACAGGGAAGCCTACGGCCTGTTCGCCTGCTCGGGGATTTTGTTCAACCACGAAAGCCCCCGTCGCGGCGAAAGCTTCGTGACCCGGAAGATCACCGTCGGGGCGACGCGGATCAAGGAAGGCCTGCAAAAGAAGCTGGTGATGGGGAACCTTGACGCCAAACGCGACTGGGGATTCGCCGGCGACTACGTGAAGGCCATGTGGCTGATGCTCCAGCAAGAGGAGCCGGATGATTACATCGTGGCGATGGGCGTAACCCACTCGGTCCGCGAGTTCCTGGAGAAGACCTTCTCGAAGCTCGACCTCGACTACAACGACTTCGTTGAGTTCGACGAGAAGTACATGAGGCCCTCGGAGGTCGACGTGTTGCTCGGCGACCCGAGCAAGGCAAAGCAGAAGCTGGGCTGGGAGCCGGAGGTCGATCTCGACGGCCTTGTCAGCATGATGGTCGAACATGACCTGGAACTGGCCCGGAGGGAGAAGTATGCCCTCGGCTACAAAAGCACCGGGATCAACGCCCCCCACCTGAGCGTCTGA